The following nucleotide sequence is from Acetobacteroides hydrogenigenes.
TCCGTGAAAACCGTCATCGAACTTCCAGCCTGCTCAAAACCGGTCCAGAAAAAAGTAACAAAGAAGAGAAGCACATAAATAACCGTAAGCCTATCCTTTTCTTCTTTGGTCAGCGTTGCCTTTACAGCGTTTCCATCTTCCAACTTAGCCTTATTAGTCTTTTTAAGCTTACCTATCTCTTTAAGATACTTAGGCGCAAAAACCCAGTATATCAGCATACTCACAAAGACAGCACCCGAAGCAACAAGAAACCCTGCAAGATACCCCCATTGGGTTGCAACAATGCCACAAAGTAGAGGTGCAACAAAAGCACCAACATTAAACAGCTGGTAGTACAACGTAAAAGCACCATCACGACGAGGATCGCCTTGTTCGTAAAGTGCACCAATCATTGATACTACAGTTGGTTTAAAAAAGCCATTTCCAATAGCAATAAGAGTTAGACCGCCCACAAAAGGAACCATTGCGTTATCTAGCGATAAAACTATCAGTCCCAATATGATAAACACGCCCCCTATAGAAACCGACTTACGGCTACCAATAACCCTATCGGCAAGCATTCCTCCAAAAAATGGCAGACCATAGCACAGCGCATTAAACACACCATAGATAATGCCTGCTGAATGTTGAGAAAAGTTCATTCCCGTAAGCTGTCCTGATACACCAGCAATCATATACAGCATTAGAATAGCACGCATACCATAGTAGGCAAAGCGTTCTCCAGCACCAGCAGCCGCAATAAGGTAAAGAGCAGCAGGCTGCTTATTCGTATTCAAACTCATTAGGTAAATTTTAGTTTAGGTTGCGAAGATATTGATAAAATGATTCAACCCTCGATCAACAAAAAAGATTTACACCAAAATTGGAGACATCTTGAGTCGGATCTTTTTCCCTTTTTCTCAACGAGATTAATGATAAAACCACACACAGCGTCCACACATTTCCTTACAATTTATTAATGCACGAAAAAGGGATACCTACCAGTAAGCTATCCAGCCCAATCGTTTCTATCTAGACTGCGGTAGTTGATTGCCTCAGCAATATGGTGCGTCTTAATATCCAAGGATCCTTCGAGATCGGCAATCGTTCGAGAAACCTTAAGGATTCGGTCGTAGGCTCGAGCCGAGAGTCCCAATTTTTCCATGGCATTTTTAAGAATGGCCATTCCAGCATCTGAGAGTTTACAGTACTTCCGAATTAACCTGCTGCTCATCATTGCATTGCAATGTACATTCTGTTCTCCGAAAAATCGATCTTGCTGTATCAGCCTTGCTTTTATAACTCGCTCCCTCACTACGTCACTAGATTCAGCCAACCTCTGTTCCGAAAGTTTATCAAATGGAACAGGCACCACTTCTATTTGAATGTCTATCCGATCCAATAGAGGACCCGAAATTCGGCTCAGATAACGCTGTACCATCCCCGGAGGACAAACACATTCTTTCTCGGGA
It contains:
- a CDS encoding peptide MFS transporter, which produces MSLNTNKQPAALYLIAAAGAGERFAYYGMRAILMLYMIAGVSGQLTGMNFSQHSAGIIYGVFNALCYGLPFFGGMLADRVIGSRKSVSIGGVFIILGLIVLSLDNAMVPFVGGLTLIAIGNGFFKPTVVSMIGALYEQGDPRRDGAFTLYYQLFNVGAFVAPLLCGIVATQWGYLAGFLVASGAVFVSMLIYWVFAPKYLKEIGKLKKTNKAKLEDGNAVKATLTKEEKDRLTVIYVLLFFVTFFWTGFEQAGSSMTVFTEQNVDKAVGGWSIPTAWFQGINPFFVFVLGFAISALWLRLHKIGKNPSIPVKMGMGMVFLGLGFIVMLGAVHQYSTLGVKAGMMWIIAAYFLQTIGELMLSPIGLSMITKLAPERMVSMFMGIWFLPTFLAHLMGGFIAGYSKDWGYGVTFGAIALFVIVLGLGVILLRGKLVKLMHGRG